The segment CATCCACCGTGATGGCGGTTTTCTGTCCGAAAGGTATGAGAAAACAACGAGATCACAACATTTCGTTTTCATGTGCCTGGTAAGACTTACAGCTCGAACAGGTTTGCTGACATAACCTAAATCGGGTTTGCTCAGGGCCGAGTTTAAAGGAAACACTGCCAGTATGGAGGATCGGGGAAATCTAGTTTCAATATATTCACACATGGACCGATGCATGTTAACGATATTGATGTACTTCATATTCCATTCGTTATTACCGTAGGAAGTCGAGCCTGCTAATGAAAAACCATACAGTGTTACAATGGCTGCGCTCAATCCTAGACTCAGCCTGTTCGAACGGACTAATTCAAAAATAGCCCATGCTGCGGTTATGCACAAATAAGGCATGGATGGTAAAAGATAACGCGGGAGAAACATGAAATATGAGAATGGCAGCGTCGCAAGCAGCATAACAATGAAGAAAAGGAGAAGTTCTTTCCTGAATGCTGTTTTACGATTGATAACGAAGTGCAAAGCAATGAGAAGGGTAAAGAGAAATCTATACTGATAAATGAAAATCCATTTTAAAATCAGCACAAAATCCTCAAAGATTTGCGCGAAAGTATGTTTGTAGATGTCATATTCGAACGCATAGATCCCCACAAATTTTCCAGCCGTGAACTTCTGTAAAAGCAAGAAGGCAGCAATTGCCCAGAGGGGAATGCTGTATTTCAAGATTTCCACGCCAAATCTTGATTCTTTTTTGTATCCCGTTATGACGAGATAAATGAGAAACGCGAGAACAATAGCCGCTCCGGTTTCCTTAATAGAAACAAGGTACATCGACGAAATGAGATAGGGCAGGTACTGCTTTCTCAGCCCGAAATAGAGGCTCATGACTCCGAATGTTGTAACCGGCACATCCCCGAGATACATTCCGGACTGGGCAAAATACATAGGAGTAAAGAACAAAAAGAGCGCGGCGAAAACTCCGACACGTGTTCCGAATAAATAGGCTCCCAGCAAGTAAGTAAAATAAACGCCGGCAAAGGAGATGCATACGATGAAGAAATGTGCCAGCCAGATTGATTTTCCGAACAGTTTGAATAAGAAAGCCATGGAAACATGCAATCCCGGAGGGTGTCCGAAGAACGTTCCGAGAGGATGGAACCCTGGCAGCGCCCTGAAAAGATTTTCACCGGAAAGCCAGTAGGCAGACCTTATCCAGCCGATCTCGTCCCAGTAGAATGGAGTATTTAGTGTTCTCAGTTTTGATAAGAATACGACCAGAAGAAAGGACAGTAAGAGGATAAGATGGACCTGGTTCTTCTTAAACACTGATGCACTGTAACACAAGGTTCTAAAGTGATTCTCCCCCTTCAAAGGGGGAGGAGTCATTAACGTTCATATGTTACAGGGCACTAGCACGTGATTTGCTGAGTGCCACAGAACAAAGCTGCTTCTCGCAAATCGTGGGCAGCTCTCCTTTACTGAAGGCTACTCTTAGTTCCAATAACTTTTTAGAGTTCCAGATTTCTTTGAGCGAGTTTTGGTTCAGATTCCCGATATTCATTTTAAGAAAGCACGGGCAGAAAGTGACATCCAGATTTGTTTCAATGCTGAAAATGCCATCCCATGGTTCATTGCAAAAATACTTTTTCTGATCAGACATATTGCACTTCGTAAGAGATTCCTGTTCTTTCGCATCTTTCTGCCGCTTGTCTCATGACCGAGTTGTACTCCTCTGAAAAGAATTCGCAGGACTGCTCTTTACCTGCAAAAATCCATCCCGTCCCATTGGTAACGTGCCAGTTGATCACATGCCGGACCGGATGAAACTCCACCCTGTGCGGAGTTAAAGTTTCGGCAAAATCGAGAAAGGGGAGCACTTCCCGAAGATTCTCACGCATGACCACATAAACCGGAATGAGGCGAATGTTCTCCATCGTTCGTGTCAAACCTGCAAAGCGCGCCAGGTTTTCAGTGACTTTCCCGAAAACGTCCGTCCCTCTAATTCTGTAGTAGGTCGCAGGATCCGCGGCGTCGATGGAGCACTTAAGGTTCAATTCGTGGAGCGCAAGAAGCCTGGGAATGATTCTCTCGTTCAGCATGGTTGCGTTCGTGTTGATTGTTACCGCAATCGGATGGTCAGCCAGAAGCTCAAGGACTTCCTGGATCCAGGGATACATCAGAGGTTCACCGCCAATTAAAGTAATGTGTTCGGCATAGGGACGAATCTGTTCGAAAAAGGAGAGAAATCCTTCAAAAGAAAGCAAATCCCTTTTGTGGTTGCCGTCCGGAACACACATGATGCACTTCTGGTTGCAAGGCATGTTCAGGTGAACGTGGTAGTAGTAAGGTAGATGTTCTACAAGGATCGATTTATTGGAGCATTCATCCAGTATGCCTTTCTTGTTCTCAGAAATGGTTGAGGGCAGCATGCTGCGATTATAACACCATGTGGTGCGGGCGACTTCGCCCGCCAGCCACGATAGGGTACTGTCTCCATTTTGCGGACGGGTCGTCCGCACCACTAACGTCGCGCGTAATAGCCCTTTCGGGTTAACAAGCGGATTCCTTTTCGCTTGCACTCAAGATTGATTTCTCTCCACGTGCCGTCCGCATTCCGGTTTGTTGGATAGTAGCCCAGCGTGTATTGATTGCGAATCAGGCTCCGCAGATCGGTTACTGCTTCTTCTAGGGCCGCTTTATTTTCTGGAAAAATGCTGAAACCGCCTGTAACCTCAGCCAATTTTTCCATCGCAGCCCGACCCTTTTTGTATTCTTCTATCGCGCCATATCTGTTGATTTCTTCCTTCTGAAAAAGCGTACCGATAGAGAGAATCGTGATATCAGAAAGCGCGGCTACTTCATCTAAAAGAGAATTCAACCGATGCCGGCTGGTGTTGTCCTGACCATCGGAGAATAGAATCAAGACTTTTCTTCCCAGCTCAGTATCCAGTTTGCCGGCCGAAAAATAGATCGCATCGTAAAGGGCAGTGGTGCCATACTGCGGCCTCATCGTGCGAAGCATATTTTCAATTCTGTTCTTTTCAAACGTAAGCTCAACCAGTGAAGTTGCATCATGGCGAAATGCGATCAAGGACATCTTGTCATTCGGCTTCATTTCCTTCAGCAACAAGAATCCGGCAGATCTGGCCATCTCCAGATTGGCGGCCGTCATACTTCCACTGTTATCCACAACGAATGCAACCGTCAGAGGAGCATCTTCATTTCCTGAGCTGAACGAACTAATCGTCTGCTGAACGCCATTTTCCTTCACAAGAAAATCTTCAGGCGTCAGATACGTAACAAAATCTCCCCGCGTGTCGGTTGCCGAAACATACAGCGTCACCAGTGTGACCTGAAGGT is part of the bacterium genome and harbors:
- a CDS encoding glycosyltransferase family 39 protein — translated: MFKKNQVHLILLLSFLLVVFLSKLRTLNTPFYWDEIGWIRSAYWLSGENLFRALPGFHPLGTFFGHPPGLHVSMAFLFKLFGKSIWLAHFFIVCISFAGVYFTYLLGAYLFGTRVGVFAALFLFFTPMYFAQSGMYLGDVPVTTFGVMSLYFGLRKQYLPYLISSMYLVSIKETGAAIVLAFLIYLVITGYKKESRFGVEILKYSIPLWAIAAFLLLQKFTAGKFVGIYAFEYDIYKHTFAQIFEDFVLILKWIFIYQYRFLFTLLIALHFVINRKTAFRKELLLFFIVMLLATLPFSYFMFLPRYLLPSMPYLCITAAWAIFELVRSNRLSLGLSAAIVTLYGFSLAGSTSYGNNEWNMKYINIVNMHRSMCEYIETRFPRSSILAVFPLNSALSKPDLGYVSKPVRAVSLTRHMKTKCCDLVVFSYLSDRKPPSRWMQFIKQDQRLLIKRMKAENFVTELYGAALPEAPGNQKHGK
- a CDS encoding radical SAM protein translates to MLPSTISENKKGILDECSNKSILVEHLPYYYHVHLNMPCNQKCIMCVPDGNHKRDLLSFEGFLSFFEQIRPYAEHITLIGGEPLMYPWIQEVLELLADHPIAVTINTNATMLNERIIPRLLALHELNLKCSIDAADPATYYRIRGTDVFGKVTENLARFAGLTRTMENIRLIPVYVVMRENLREVLPFLDFAETLTPHRVEFHPVRHVINWHVTNGTGWIFAGKEQSCEFFSEEYNSVMRQAAERCERTGISYEVQYV
- a CDS encoding VWA domain-containing protein — translated: MKMRKGKLARVAIFPYDSFSDMYLPRKALPFLIVSLSSAFLIAQEPLREDLQVTLVTLYVSATDTRGDFVTYLTPEDFLVKENGVQQTISSFSSGNEDAPLTVAFVVDNSGSMTAANLEMARSAGFLLLKEMKPNDKMSLIAFRHDATSLVELTFEKNRIENMLRTMRPQYGTTALYDAIYFSAGKLDTELGRKVLILFSDGQDNTSRHRLNSLLDEVAALSDITILSIGTLFQKEEINRYGAIEEYKKGRAAMEKLAEVTGGFSIFPENKAALEEAVTDLRSLIRNQYTLGYYPTNRNADGTWREINLECKRKGIRLLTRKGYYARR